Proteins encoded by one window of Portunus trituberculatus isolate SZX2019 chromosome 27, ASM1759143v1, whole genome shotgun sequence:
- the LOC123509500 gene encoding probable serine racemase isoform X6, protein MSTPFGLREVREAYRRAGRWLHRTPVLTSRCLDQLAGRQLFFKAENLQKTGSFKARGACNAVFIEKEINPASPGVVTHSTGNHGQAVAYAAKCAGLPCSVVVPRDTPKVKCSAIEEYGAELVFCEPSPRSRKETCAEIASKTGRTIIHPYDDYRVMTGQGTIALELLEEVPDLDAILVPISGGGMTSGIAITARGMQPACRVFPVEPAGKFLEKSLRSQERLWPNPPQFLDTIADAIRTQQVGDLTFPILCEFAQHQVFTVTDQQMIEGMRLTFERMKMVVEAASGAAVYAALHQLEQVTPPPQKV, encoded by the exons ATGTCAACTCCATTTGGCCTGCGTGAGGTACGGGAGGCTTACAGAAGAGCAGGCCGCTGGCTCCACCGCACCCCTGTCCTCACCTCCCGCTGCCTTGACCAGCTTGCTGGCAGGCAACTCTTCTTCAAGGCCGAAAATTTACAGAAGACAGGCTCCTTCAAGGCCAGGGGAGCCTGTAATGCG GTATTCATTGAGAAGGAAATCAACCCCGCCAGTCCGGGTGTTGTCACCCACAGCACAGGGAATCATGGCCAGGCTGTGGCTTATGCTGCTA AGTGTGCTGGGCTGCCATGTAGTGTGGTGGTGCCGCGGGACACACCAAAGGTGAAATGCAGTGCCATTGAGGAGTATGGTGCTGAACTGGTCTTCTGTGAACCATCACCCAGATCACG AAAGGAGACATGTGCTGAAATTGCCTCCAAAACTGGCCGCACCATCATTCATCCATATGATGACTACCGTGTGATGACTGGACAAGGGACTATTGCCCTCGAACTCCTGGAGGAG GTTCCAGATCTAGATGCAATCCTGGTACCTattagtggaggaggaatgacGTCAGGGATTGCCATCACAGCTCGAGGAATGCAGCCTGCCTGTAGAG TGTTTCCTGTCGAGCCTGCTGGGAAGTTCCTTGAGAAAAGCCTTCGTAGCCAAGAGCGTCTGTGGCCTAACCCACCTCAGTTCCTGGACACCATTGCAGATGCCATCAGGACACAGCAG GTGGGTGACTTGACCTTCCCTATCCTATGTGAGTTTGCCCAGCATCAGGTGTTCACTGTCACTGACCAGCAGATGATAGAGGGCATGCGACTTACCTTTGAACGCATGAAG atggtggtggaggcagcatCAGGGGCAGCAGTGTATGCAGCTCTCCATCAGCTAGAGCAGgttactccaccaccacagaaG
- the LOC123509500 gene encoding probable serine racemase isoform X4 codes for MSTPFGLREVREAYRRAGRWLHRTPVLTSRCLDQLAGRQLFFKAENLQKTGSFKARGACNAVFIEKEINPASPGVVTHSTGNHGQAVAYAAKCAGLPCSVVVPRDTPKVKCSAIEEYGAELVFCEPSPRSRKETCAEIASKTGRTIIHPYDDYRVMTGQGTIALELLEEVPDLDAILVPISGGGMTSGIAITARGMQPACRVFAVEPVGKDLQRCLERGEKIYSGPNKFLDTVADSIRIQQVGDLTFPILCEFAQHQVFTVTDQQMIEGMRLTFERMKMVVEAASGAAVYAALHQLEQVTPPPQKVGVILCGGNVDLDHLPWVNQMGLK; via the exons ATGTCAACTCCATTTGGCCTGCGTGAGGTACGGGAGGCTTACAGAAGAGCAGGCCGCTGGCTCCACCGCACCCCTGTCCTCACCTCCCGCTGCCTTGACCAGCTTGCTGGCAGGCAACTCTTCTTCAAGGCCGAAAATTTACAGAAGACAGGCTCCTTCAAGGCCAGGGGAGCCTGTAATGCG GTATTCATTGAGAAGGAAATCAACCCCGCCAGTCCGGGTGTTGTCACCCACAGCACAGGGAATCATGGCCAGGCTGTGGCTTATGCTGCTA AGTGTGCTGGGCTGCCATGTAGTGTGGTGGTGCCGCGGGACACACCAAAGGTGAAATGCAGTGCCATTGAGGAGTATGGTGCTGAACTGGTCTTCTGTGAACCATCACCCAGATCACG AAAGGAGACATGTGCTGAAATTGCCTCCAAAACTGGCCGCACCATCATTCATCCATATGATGACTACCGTGTGATGACTGGACAAGGGACTATTGCCCTCGAACTCCTGGAGGAG GTTCCAGATCTAGATGCAATCCTGGTACCTattagtggaggaggaatgacGTCAGGGATTGCCATCACAGCTCGAGGAATGCAGCCTGCCTGTAGAG TGTTTGCTGTTGAGCCTGTGGGCAAAGATCTTCAGAGATGtctagagagaggagagaaaatttatTCAGGGCCTAATAAGTTTTTGGATACAGTGGCAGATTCCATTAGGATCCAGCAG GTGGGTGACTTGACCTTCCCTATCCTATGTGAGTTTGCCCAGCATCAGGTGTTCACTGTCACTGACCAGCAGATGATAGAGGGCATGCGACTTACCTTTGAACGCATGAAG atggtggtggaggcagcatCAGGGGCAGCAGTGTATGCAGCTCTCCATCAGCTAGAGCAGgttactccaccaccacagaaGGTTGGGGTCATCCTCTGTGGTGGTAATGTTGACCTTGACCACCTACCTTGGGTCAATCAGATGGGACTCAAATAA
- the LOC123509500 gene encoding probable serine racemase isoform X7: protein MSTPFGLREVREAYRRAGRWLHRTPVLTSRCLDQLAGRQLFFKAENLQKTGSFKARGACNAVFIEKEINPASPGVVTHSTGNHGQAVAYAAKCAGLPCSVVVPRDTPKVKCSAIEEYGAELVFCEPSPRSRKETCAEIASKTGRTIIHPYDDYRVMTGQGTIALELLEEVPDLDAILVPISGGGMTSGIAITARGMQPACRVFPVEPAGKFLEKSLRSQERLWPNPPQFLDTIADAIRTQQMVVEAASGAAVYAALHQLEQVTPPPQKVGVILCGGNVDLDHLPWVNQMGLK from the exons ATGTCAACTCCATTTGGCCTGCGTGAGGTACGGGAGGCTTACAGAAGAGCAGGCCGCTGGCTCCACCGCACCCCTGTCCTCACCTCCCGCTGCCTTGACCAGCTTGCTGGCAGGCAACTCTTCTTCAAGGCCGAAAATTTACAGAAGACAGGCTCCTTCAAGGCCAGGGGAGCCTGTAATGCG GTATTCATTGAGAAGGAAATCAACCCCGCCAGTCCGGGTGTTGTCACCCACAGCACAGGGAATCATGGCCAGGCTGTGGCTTATGCTGCTA AGTGTGCTGGGCTGCCATGTAGTGTGGTGGTGCCGCGGGACACACCAAAGGTGAAATGCAGTGCCATTGAGGAGTATGGTGCTGAACTGGTCTTCTGTGAACCATCACCCAGATCACG AAAGGAGACATGTGCTGAAATTGCCTCCAAAACTGGCCGCACCATCATTCATCCATATGATGACTACCGTGTGATGACTGGACAAGGGACTATTGCCCTCGAACTCCTGGAGGAG GTTCCAGATCTAGATGCAATCCTGGTACCTattagtggaggaggaatgacGTCAGGGATTGCCATCACAGCTCGAGGAATGCAGCCTGCCTGTAGAG TGTTTCCTGTCGAGCCTGCTGGGAAGTTCCTTGAGAAAAGCCTTCGTAGCCAAGAGCGTCTGTGGCCTAACCCACCTCAGTTCCTGGACACCATTGCAGATGCCATCAGGACACAGCAG atggtggtggaggcagcatCAGGGGCAGCAGTGTATGCAGCTCTCCATCAGCTAGAGCAGgttactccaccaccacagaaGGTTGGGGTCATCCTCTGTGGTGGTAATGTTGACCTTGACCACCTACCTTGGGTCAATCAGATGGGACTCAAATAA
- the LOC123509500 gene encoding probable serine racemase isoform X5, translated as MSTPFGLREVREAYRRAGRWLHRTPVLTSRCLDQLAGRQLFFKAENLQKTGSFKARGACNAVFIEKEINPASPGVVTHSTGNHGQAVAYAAKCAGLPCSVVVPRDTPKVKCSAIEEYGAELVFCEPSPRSRKETCAEIASKTGRTIIHPYDDYRVMTGQGTIALELLEEVPDLDAILVPISGGGMTSGIAITARGMQPACRVFPVEPAGKFLEKSLRSQERLWPNPPQFLDTIADAIRTQQVGDLTFPILCEFAQHQVFTVTDQQMIEGMRLTFERMKMVVEAASGAAVYAALHQLEQVTPPPQKVGVILCGGNVDLDHLPWVNQMGLK; from the exons ATGTCAACTCCATTTGGCCTGCGTGAGGTACGGGAGGCTTACAGAAGAGCAGGCCGCTGGCTCCACCGCACCCCTGTCCTCACCTCCCGCTGCCTTGACCAGCTTGCTGGCAGGCAACTCTTCTTCAAGGCCGAAAATTTACAGAAGACAGGCTCCTTCAAGGCCAGGGGAGCCTGTAATGCG GTATTCATTGAGAAGGAAATCAACCCCGCCAGTCCGGGTGTTGTCACCCACAGCACAGGGAATCATGGCCAGGCTGTGGCTTATGCTGCTA AGTGTGCTGGGCTGCCATGTAGTGTGGTGGTGCCGCGGGACACACCAAAGGTGAAATGCAGTGCCATTGAGGAGTATGGTGCTGAACTGGTCTTCTGTGAACCATCACCCAGATCACG AAAGGAGACATGTGCTGAAATTGCCTCCAAAACTGGCCGCACCATCATTCATCCATATGATGACTACCGTGTGATGACTGGACAAGGGACTATTGCCCTCGAACTCCTGGAGGAG GTTCCAGATCTAGATGCAATCCTGGTACCTattagtggaggaggaatgacGTCAGGGATTGCCATCACAGCTCGAGGAATGCAGCCTGCCTGTAGAG TGTTTCCTGTCGAGCCTGCTGGGAAGTTCCTTGAGAAAAGCCTTCGTAGCCAAGAGCGTCTGTGGCCTAACCCACCTCAGTTCCTGGACACCATTGCAGATGCCATCAGGACACAGCAG GTGGGTGACTTGACCTTCCCTATCCTATGTGAGTTTGCCCAGCATCAGGTGTTCACTGTCACTGACCAGCAGATGATAGAGGGCATGCGACTTACCTTTGAACGCATGAAG atggtggtggaggcagcatCAGGGGCAGCAGTGTATGCAGCTCTCCATCAGCTAGAGCAGgttactccaccaccacagaaGGTTGGGGTCATCCTCTGTGGTGGTAATGTTGACCTTGACCACCTACCTTGGGTCAATCAGATGGGACTCAAATAA